The following DNA comes from Streptomyces sp. NBC_00102.
TGTTGATCGCCACCACGATGGTCGCGGCCTCCGCCACCTCCGGTGTCGCGAACTCCCGGCCCCAGGGAGCGAAGTTCGCCGCCGACCCCACCACGCTGGTCGACACGTCGATCGGCAACAACGGCGACGGGACCACCTTCCCCGGGGCCTCCGCACCGTTCGGCATGGTGCAGTTGAGCCCCGACACGCAGCTGAACAAGTACGCCTCGTACGACTACGCCCAGGACACCATCCTCGGTTTCAGCCACACGCACCTCTCGGGCGTGGGCTGTCAGACGATGGGCAACTTCCGGTTCATGCCGACCACCGGCGCGGTCACCTCGTCCGACCCGGCGCAATACGGCGCGAAGTTCAGCCACGACAACGAGACGCGCTCGCCCGGCTACTACGGCGTGAAGCTCGACAACGGCATCGAGGCCGAGCTCACCGCCACGGAGCGCACCGGCCAGCACCGCTACACCTTCCCGGCCGGGTCGGACTCGGAGAACGTGCTCATCGAGACCGGTCAGAGCAACGGCAGCACCTACGCCGGTGACATCAAGGTGGTCGGCGACGACACCGTGGAGGGCTGGCTCCAGGGCGGCAACTTCTGCGGCGAGACCGGCAAGGAGCGCTACCGGATCTTCTTCAGCGCCAAGTTCGACCGGACGTTCTCGACCTTCGGCACCTGGTCCGACAACACGCTGACCCCGGGCGCCCGCGAAGCGACGCGCGGCACCAAGCGCGCCGGCGCCTGGCTGTCCTTCGACCCGTCCAAGGGCGACCAGGTCGGCACGTCGGTGGGCCTCTCCTACACCTCGGTCGACGGCGCACGCCTCAACCGCAAGGCCGAGCAGCCGAAGTCGTTCGACAAGGCCCGCGCCGGCGTCCACGACGACTGGAAGGACGAGCTGAACCGGATGCGCGTGGCCGGCGGCACCACCGCCGACCAGCGCACCTACTACAGCGCGCTCTACCACTCGCTGCTGCACCCGTCGATCGGCTCCGACGTCGACAACCGCTACCGCGGCTTCGACGACCAGGTGCACCGCGCGGACTCCACGTACTACCAGATGTTCTCGCTCTGGGACACCTACCGCTCGCAGAACCAGCTGGTGGCCCTGCTTAACCCGGACAAGGCCACGGACATGGCCAAATCCGTGCTGCACATCTACCAGGACGGCGGCTGGGTGCCGCGCTGGGGTCTCGGCGGCGGCGAGACCAACGTGATGAGCGGCGATCCCATCACCCCCTGGGTCGTCGACCTCTACAACCGCGGCCTGCTCGACAAGAGCACCTCGCGTCAGCTCTTCGACGCGCTCTGGAAGAACTCCAACGAGGTCCCCGCGGACCAGTCGATCTTCCGCGGCCGTGACGGCAACCCGACCTACGTCCAGAACGGCTGGGTCGCCTACCAGAACCTGCCCGGTTACACGTACGGCGACAGCCGCCAGGCCGGTTCCGCCACCCTGGAGTACGCGCTCGCCGACTGCGCGCTGTCCACCATGGCCGGCGGCCTCGGCTACCGGGACAAGGCCGCGACGCTCGCCTCGCGCTGCGACAACTTCGCGACGCTCTGGGACAACGACGTGACCTCGCAGGGGTTCACCGGCTTCCCGGTCACCCGCAACGCGGACGGCACCGTCGCCGGCGACCCCGACCCCACACAGTCCGGCGCCTTCCACGAGGGCACCGCCTGGCAGTACCAGTGGCTGGCCCAGCAGGACCCGCAGACCCTCTACGGTCTGATGGGCGGCAAGGACAAGGCCGAGCAGCGTCTCGACACCTTCTTCGACATGCCGACCGTGCTCACCGACCCGGCGAAGGCCGCCAAGGAGAGCTGGGTGACCGGGGCGTACGACTACCACAACAACTTCGCCTTCAACCCCAACAACGAGCCCGACTTCCACACCCCGTGGATGTACACCTGGACCGACTCCCCGTGGAAGACCTCGTCCGTGCTGCGCGCGATGCGGACACTCTTCACCGATGACGCGTACGGCATGCCCGGCAACGACGACCTCGGCGCCACCTCGTCGCTGCTCGTCTTCGCCATGGCCGGCGTCTTCGAGGCCCAGCCCGGTTCCGCCAACTACGTCATCACCGCGCCGATGTTCGAGAAGGTCGAGATCCGGCCGGAGCACGGCCGCAAGATCAGCATCGAAGCCCCGGGCGCGAGCGCCTCGAAGCTCCAGTACGTGTCCTCCGTGAACACGTCGAAGGGCAAGCTGCGCCAGAGCTGGCTCTCCCACGAGAACCTGCTGCACGCCGGCACGATCCGGATCGGCCTCTCCGACAAGCCCACCACCTGGGGCGTCGACGCCGCCCCGCCCGCCATGGGCGCCCCGGCCGCCAAGCACTGACGGCCCCGGGTGCGGCCCTCCCACGGACCTACCGGGAGGGCCGCACCCCACGCCACGTACAACTCCGGCCGCCGACAAGGGGCGGGAAGGCGGGAGGCTCACCGTGCCCCGCGCCCGCGCGGTCCCTGACCCGGTCGGCGCACGGCGTCACGTTCGCGCGTCGGCGTGTGCGCGGGCGCGTTCGATCTCAGGCACGTGGCTCTCGGCCCATTCCCGGACGGCGCGCAGCGGTGTCAGCAGTGACCGGCCCAGGTCGGTGAGGGCGTATTCGACATGTGGGGGATGCGCGGGAGTCTCCGTGCGGGAGATCAGGCCGTCGTACTCCATCGCGCGGAGCGTCTCGGTGAGCGCCTTCGGTGTGATCCCCCGGATGTGCGCCTTGAGTCCGGTGAAGCGCATCGGACCGTCATCCAGCGCGTTGACGACGAACACCGTCCAGCGCGCCCCGATCCGGTGCAGAACGGTACGACTGGGACAGGTCGCGGCCATGATGTTGTACGCCTTGCCCATGAGTGGCTCCCGGTAGCGTTGAATATACCGGTATAGAATCTATACCTTCCAGGTCGTGACCCTTTCCGATCGCACGTCCCGTCCCTCGATGGCTCCGCACCGCCGTTTCGTCGCGGCGAACGTCATCGACTCTCTCGGCACCGGCGTCTTCATCCCCGTTTCGATGCTGTATTTCCTGGCCACGACGTCGCTGACCCTGGTACAGGTGGGCGCGGCCCTGACGACTGCCGGACTGCTGGCGCTCCCGGCGGGCCCGGTGGCCGGAGGACTGGTCGACCGGTACGGCGCCAAGCCGGTACTGCAGGCGGCCAACCTGGCCCAGGCGCTCGGCTTCGCGGGGTACCTCGTGGTGGGCCGGCCGTGGCAGATCGTCGTCTGCGCCTGGCTGAACAGTGCCGGGCGAGCGGTCTTCTCCAGTTGCTACGGCGTGACCGTCACGGCGCTGGCCGCGCCCGGCCAACGCGAGCGGTGGTTCGGCCTGCTGGGATCGGTGCGCAACCTCGGCTACGCACTCGGCGGGCTCCTCTCCGCCGTCGCCGTCGGTATCGGAACCCAGGACGCCTACGCCACGATCGTGGTCGTCAACGCCTTGTCGTACCTCGCCGCCTTCGCCCTGACGCGGGCCGTGCCGAATGTCCGTCCCGAGGTGGGTCAGGCCGCCGCCGGCGGCTGGGAGCGCGTGCTCCGGGACAGGCGGTACCTGTCACTGGTCGCACATCAACTGTGCTTCGCCATATCCTTGTTCGCTCTCAACGTCGCGATACCGGTCTACGCCGTGGATGTGCTGGGGCTGCCTGGCTGGACCGCGGGCGCGGTTTTCACGCTCAATGCCCTGATGGTCGGATTCGGCCAGAGCTTCGCCGTCGGCCGGCTCGGCGGGCGGATCCGCAGCCGCGTCCTCGTCGCCGGGCACGCCTGTTTCGCGGCGGGCTACCTCCTGTTCCTCGCCGCCGACCACGTGGCTGCGCTCACCCTCTCGGTCGGAATCGTGTTACTCGGTGCCGGCAGCTACACCCTCGGTGAGATCCTCGGCGGCCCCGTCACCTCGACCGTCGCCGCGGAGAGCGCCCCGGACGCTCTCCGCGGCCGGTACTTGGCCCTCAACCAGCTCGCCGTGACGGTCGCGGGAGCGGTCGCTCCGGCCGCGCTCTCCGGACTGCTGTCCTCCGGGTCAGCCTCGATCTGGTTGACCCTGGTGGGCGTCAGCGCCCTCGGAGCCACGCTCGCCGCTGCGATCGGGAAGGTGGTGCCGGCGGCGCGGAGCCGCATCGGAGACACCTGACCGGCCTGCCATCACGCGCAGTTCCCGGCCGCGGCAGAGGTCCTCCGCCGCGGCCGCCCCGAACTCGGCGCCGGGCACCGGCTGCGTGCCGAGGGCCCGGCGGAGAGATCTTCTCGCCCCACACCCAGAGCTCGACGGCACGACGCGAGACGCGAACCCCGGTCCTTCAGGGCCGGGTCAAGTTGACGTCTTGTGCCGGGAGCCGACCGGCTACGGTGCTGCTTCGCGGAAGAGAGCCAGGAGGGCCTGAGCCTGCGGGGCGCCCGCGTCGAAGAACTGCGTGGCCAGTACGGGTGGCACGGCGGTTCCATGCATGCGGACCTCATGGCAGCTGAAGCAGAACGCCGCTTCGAACAGCGCCAGGTCGAGAGTGTCCGCGTACGCCCGGACGCTCCAGCCCGGCGAGAAGCCGCAGCGGTGCTGCTCACTGCCGGGCAAGCTCTCGATCAAGGCCAGCGCGCCGGCTGCCTCGCTCCCGATCCAGTGGGCGCCCGCCCTGCCGGGGTACGGGGCGCCCCGCACTGTCGGAAGTTCGGAGATCCTGACGACCTCCACCAACACAGCGCCTGCTACGGCTTCGGCGGGGAGTTGCATGTGCGTAGTCTGCCCGCGCCCGATACCGGGCGTGTACCTGCCTCCGAAGAGGGTGATGTCCGTGGCGCCGGCCCGTGCCGACGCGCCGGCCGTCGTACACCGCCGCCCTCGGGAACCGTACTCAGGAGTGGCCGACGTTGCTGACCCGCAAGGCGAGTTCGCCGCATTGGCAGAAGAGTGCGACACCTCGCCGCACCCCCACGAGCGCGGATCGAGCCCTTGCGCCCTGAAGTCCCCGAGTGCGGCAGGACGACACACCCTCGTCGTCGGCTCGCCGCGTCCCGCCGTCCGGTTGGGCGCACCCGCGATGGACATGGTCCGCACGCCTGACCAGACTGGGCCGATGACGACCTCATCATTACCCGCCTCGGGCCTCCGGGCGGTGCTGTTCGACTCGGGCGGTGTGCTCATGCGGCCCATCGGCGGCCGGTGGAATCCACGCGCGGACTTCGAGGAGAACGTTCTGGCGCACGACCCCTCGATCACCCCCGGCCGCTTCGCCGAAGCCATGGCCGTCGGTGACCGGTTCCTGGAGGACTCTCCCGGCACTCCCAGCTACGAGGACTACCACCGCGTGCTGCTCGACCGTCTCGGACTTCGGCCCACGCCCGACCTCCTCGCTCAGCTCTCTCGTGACGTGCATCCCTCGGTGGTGCTCGAACTGTTCCCGGACGTCCTCGACACGCTCGCCGAGCTGAGACGGCGCGGCGTGCGGCTGGCCGTGGTGTCGGACGCCTGGCCGGACCTGCCCGATCTGCACGAAGGCCTCGGCATCCACCACTACTTCGAGGTGTACGCGATCTCCGCGGTGCTCGGGTGCGAAAAGCCCGACCCGCGCATGTACCACCACGCGAGCACCGGACTCGGTCTCGAGCCGTCCGAGTGCCTGTTCGTCGACGACCTCCCGGAACTCGTCTCCGCGGCGATGGAGCTGGGGTACGAAGGCCGGGCGCTGTGCCGGACGGAGGCGACGGAGCAGGTCCCGTCCATCACGTCCCTGACCGAAGTCCTGGAACTCTTCTGACCGTACGACGGTGACGGCCCGTGCTCCCCCGGAGTACGGGCCGGACCGACGATCGGCGACCCTCGGTCTCCTCGGGGTCCACCGCCGCAAGGTCGCGGGTCTTCATACCCGACCTCGTTCGTCCAGTCGCAAGTCGGCCAAAGACCGTTCCGTGTGCTCACGCCCTGCCCCACCTCGGTCCCGATTCCGGTCCCGCCCCACCCTCGCCGGCACGGCCACCTCGCCAGGAGTCGTATGCCGCGAACGACCACCATCGAGATCAGTGCCTCCGCCGGCATCCGGGCGTCGCCGCACTGCCGCCACCCCTCCGAACATCCTTACTTTCAGGCGTACTTCGCGGGAGTTGGACGAAACTCTTGCGCGCCCCGCCGCGTCGGTTTAGCGTCTGTGCCACCCAAGCGCCCTTCCCCCCACCCGACGTCACCTCAAAATTGTTAGCGCTAACAATTTCGCTCGGTGGCCTGACCTGCACCAACGCAAGAGCCGCTCGGCCCCGCTGCCCGGCTTTCCGTGCGGCCCGGCCACATCGCCGTACCCGCGCACCCGCTCCGTCAGCTCCCCCGCACGCGTCGGACGCCCCACTCGTCCGGCGGCTCGCCGCGCGCGCTCCGGGCCCGGATCCGCGCTTCGGCCCGTCCCCCACCGGCCTCGACAGAGCTTTGTGCTGCCCTCTCCGCGCACCGGCCCTATCCCGTGCGCCCGGCCCCACCCCGCACGCCCGCAGAACGCCGCACCACGGCGCGCACCCGCATGCCCACGTACCGTCCCCCGCCACCACCCGTGCGACCGGGGGACTTCCGCCCCGCGCGGTGCGGGCAGGCCCCGAGGCGGTCGAAGCCGCCCCGGGCCGGTCCGCCCGTCGCATGCGTACATCCCCAGCCCACCAACGAATCGAGGACAGTGATGAAAGGACTCCGGTCCGCCTTCCGCCGCCGCGCAGCCGCGCTGACGGCGGCCCTGGTCGGCGTGCTCGTCGCCGGCACCCTGACGGGGACCTCGGTCTCCCAGGCCGCGACGTCCCAGCCCTGCGACCTGTACGCCGCCGGCGGCACCCCGTGCGTCGCCGCGCACAGCACCACCCGCGCCCTGTACGGCTCGTACAACGGGGCGTTGTACCAGGTACGCAGGGCCTCGGACAGCACCACCCGCGACATCGGGGTTCTCAGCGCCGGGGGGTACGCCAACGCGGCCGCACAGGACTCCTTCTGTGCGGGTACCAGTTGCGTCATCACGATCATCTACGACCAGACCGGCCGCAACAACCGCCTCACCCAGGCACCCCCCGGTGGGTTCAACGGCCCGGCCTCGGGCGGCTACGACAAGCTCGCCAACGCGACGATGGCGCCGGTCAGCCTCAACGGCAACCGCGCCTACGGTGTCTTCGTCTCGCCGGGTACCGGTTACCGCAACAACGCGACGAACGGCATCGCGACCGGTGACCAGCCCGAGGGCATGTACGCGATCCTCGACGGCACGCACTACAACGACGGCTGCTGCTTCGACTACGGCAACGCGGAGACCAACAGCCGCGACAACGGCAACGGCACCATGGAGGCCATCTACTTCGGCAACAGCCGGGGCTGGGGCTCCGGTGCGGGCAACGGCCCCTGGGTGATGGCCGATCTGGAGAACGGGCTGTTCTCCGGCGTCAACACCGGCAACAACGCGGGCGACCCCACGGTCACCCACCGGTTCCTGACCTCGATCGTCAAGGGCGAGCCGAACCACTGGTCCATCCGCGCCGGCAACGCCCAGTCCGGTTCGCTCTCCACCTACTACAACGGGGTCCGGCCGAACGCCTCCGGCTACAACCCGATGAAGAAGGAGGGCGCGATCATCCTCGGCATCGGCGGCGACAACAGCGTGAGCGCCGCCGGCACCTTCTACGAGGGCGTCATGACCTCCGGCTACCCGACCGACGCGACCGAGAACGCCGTCCAGGCCAACATCGTCGCCGCCGGCTACACCCAGGGATCGGGCGGCGGAACCGCCCTCAACAGCGGCTCCTCGGTCTCGCTCCGGGCGACCACCTCCTGCTGCACCACCAGCTACCTCAGCCACTCCGGCGCGAACGTCAACACCACGGTGGTCAGTTCCGCCAGTTCGTCCACCGACAAGGCGAACGCCTCCTGGATCGTCCGCCCGGGCCTGGCCAACAGCGCCTGCCGCTCCTTCGAGTCGAAGAACACACCGGGCAGCTATCTGCGGCACCAGAACTACCAGCTCTATCTGCACGCCAACGACGGCAGCGCGCTCTTCGCCAACGACGCCACCTTCTGCTCGCAGGCGGGTGTGAACGGCCAGGGCAACTCGCTGGTCTCCTACAACTTCGCCGACCGCTACATCCGGCACTTCTCCAACATCGGATACGTCGCCTCCAACGGCGGCTCCAACACCTTCGACGCCACCGCTCTCTGGCCCGACGACGTGAGCTGGGCGGTCGTCGCCGCCTGGACTCCCTGACCCCGTGAGGAGCGGGCGGCCGCCCCGGAGGACGGCCGCCCGCTCTTCACTTCGCCGCACCGGAACGGACCCGCCGCGCCTCACTCGAAGAACTTGAGGCTCCACCCGGTGTCCGAGGTCGCTCCCGGCACGTTGGCGCGGCTGTAGGTCGTACCGCCCCACCAGCAGAAGCTGCCGGTGTACCAGTACCGGTTGGCCCACGAGTACGCCGTGCCCTTCGGGACGGCGTGGAACATCAGCGGGAACGTCGGACCGGCCGGCGGGCTGGTGCTGATGTCGCCGTCCAGGAGCACGAAGCTGTGGTGCCCGGGGCCGTTCACCTGCTGCGTGGGGTCCCAGCCGGGGTTCATCGTCGAACCGTTCGAGCCGAACAGGCACCCGTTCGACTTGTACCAGTCCCATACGTACGTCGGGTCGCCGCCGGCCCGCAGTCGCACTTCGGCCAGGCAGTACTGGTCGCTCCAGCTCCCGTTCGCCGAGTACACGATGTGGAGCTGACCGTTCGGGTCCTTGATCGCCTCGGGTGCCTCGTTGATGTACGGGTTGCCGACCACCCGCTCCCAGCTCTCCCGGGGCTGCGAGATGACGTAGCGCGCGCCGGTGGGCGTGGTGGGGCTGCTCATCCGGGCGATGTAGAGGTTCTGCTCGACGTTGGTGTCCCCGGCCCAGCCGGACCAGACGAACCAGCGCTGCCCGTTGAAGGTGAACATCGTGCCGTCGATGGCCCATTTACCGTCGGGCAGGGCGAGTTGAGTCTCGGCGGTGTACCCGCTGTCGGCGGATGCCGAGCTGATCACGTACATCCGGTGCGCGGCTCCGGCCCCGGCCGTGAAGTAGATGTAGTACCGGCCGCCGTCCCGCACGAGCTCCGGCGCCCAGACCTCACCGAGGCCCCGGGTGTCGGACCAGACCTGACGCGCTGTCGCGGACGCCAGGGCGGCGGTCGACGACGCCTGCCGCACGGCGATGCCGCCGCCGGTCGACTGTACGGAGACATAGGTGGAGCCGACCCGGATCACGCTCGGGTCGGCGGCCCGCATGCTCGTCTGGGAAGCCCTGGCGGGCTCTGCCGACGACACGGACATCACGGCCGTGAGCAGCCCTGCGAGAACGAGGGCGGCAAGGCCGTACATACGGCGAGAAAGATTCATGGTCCCGTTCCGTTGTTCGCCTCCGCTTCGACACCGGACGAGGACCGGTTCAGGAGCACCGGACCGCGCACGCCATCCGGCCGGGACCGCTTCGGAGGACGCCGCTGGGGCGGTTCCGGCCGTCGAACTCCCGCACCCGCCGGGCTCCGCCGGCTCGCCCACCCCCTGACGCGGTGCGCCCTTACATCGATGTAAGAGCGCTCTCACAGCATCAAGAACAGACCTGTTCATGTCAATGACTGCGACCGCGCCACACCCGCCCCACGAGCCGTCAGGTGTCACACCGTCGGGCACTGCGCACGCCGCCCGCGCCCACACACCCAACTCCCCCGCCCGCGGGCCGAACTCGCCCCCGGACGACCAGTTAGCCCGTTCGCCGTCAGGGCCCCGCTCCTTCGTCCGCTCCGCCCCGGAAGAAGGTGACCTGCACAAACGGAAGGCCCGAGCGCGCATACCGGGCCTGACCGGGTGACAGGTGAGCCGACTCCCCGTGTTGCGGGCGTGACGGAGTGTCGGTTGCCTCGGACGCGGAGCACAGCGGAGGAGCCGCGCAGTCCGGCCGGGCCCCGCTGTCGATGGAGGAACCACATGCGCAACACACGCACCGGTGCGGGCATCTGTCTGGCCGTGGGTCTGCTGGCCCTCGCGGCCCCGGCCGCCGCGGCCGCCGACCCCGCCGGTGAGCAGACCATTCACATCAGCCCGGCGAGCGCCTCGCCCGGTTCGCTGGTCACCGTCACCACCCGGTCCTGCGGCCAGGAGACCTACGGAAAGGGGACCTCCGAGGCCGCAGGCGCGTTCCACCTCTTCGAGGGCAAGCGCAAGGGCGTGCTCGTCGGCGAGTTCGAGGTCCCGGACGACGCCCGGCCCGGCACCGACACGGTCACCGTGAAGTGCCCCCCGCGCATCCAGATGACGGGCACTTACCGGATCGCCGACCGTACCCCCAGCGGCGGGGTGGCCGCCGGTTTCTCCGTCCCCGTGAACCATGGCGCACAGCTCGCCCTGGGAGGCGTCCTGCTCGCCGGCGCGGCGGCAGGCACAGTGTTCAGGATGCGCCGCCGGGCGGCGCCGGTCCGCGGCTGACCGTACGACACCGTCCGCGCGCCCCGTATCCCGTCGTGCTCCGGGGCGCGCGGACGTGCCATCCCACCCGCCGCGAGACAGAGGACACGCGATGGAATCCGGGCGCAGGACCAGTACGTCGCCCCAGTCGTTCCCGGCGGTCAAGCACCTGGTCTGGGCCGTGGTGGTGGGTACCGTACTGGTGGTCAACGGTCTGCGGGACGACCGGCCGCCCCAGCCACCGGAGGCGCCGGCCGCCGCCGCTCCCCCGCTGCCCTCCGCCGCCCCGTCCTCCGCCGCCCCGCCCACCACCGTGCCCCAGCCGCAGGCCCCACCGGGCCCGGTGTACATGGCGTCCCGGTATCCGGCGCCCCCGCCGCCGCCCTCCCTCGTACGCCGTTCCACGGCGCCGCCGGTGCTCCTCCCCCGGCCGCCCGTCCGGCCGGCGCCCCTGAAGCCGTTGCCGGCGGGTTCCCGGCCGGCCGTTTCCCCGGCCCCGGCCGCTCCCGCCGTGCGGCCGCTTCCGCCGTCCCCGCCCGTGCGGCTGCGGATTCCCGGGCTCAAGGTGGACTCGCCCCTGATGAAACTGGGCCTCGACGCCTCCGGCGCGCTGGAGACCCCGCCCGACAACGACCCGGTGCTCAGCGGCTGGTACGCCGACGGGACGGTACCGGGGGCGGTCGGTACGGCCATCACGACCGGGCATGTCGACACCCGGCTCGGGCCGGGTGTCTTCTTCCTGCTGGGCGCCCTGCGCAAGGGCGCAACCGTCGAGATCGTCCGGGCGGACCGGAGCGTCGCCGTGTTCACGGTGTACGCAGTCGACTCCTACGACAAAAAGAACTTCCCCGACGAGAAGGTCTACGGCCCCTCGGACCGGCCCGAACTGCGGGTGATCACCTGCGGCGGCGAGTACGACAAGAAGTCCGGCTACCAGGAGAACGTCGTGGTCTTCGCGGCCCTGACCGGCTCACGCTGACGGCGGGGAGCTTCCCGTGACGCACCGGTCCCCGGCGGCCCGAGGGCACGCCGGGGACCGGTGTTCGCCGATCAGACCCGGTGGAGCAGGGTCGTCACGACCTGCTGGAGCGCCGCCTCCGGGTCCGCCGCCGCGTCCTGTGCGCGCCAGGCGACGAACCCGTCGGGGCGTACCAGCACCGCACCCTGCGTCGAGGTGCCGTGGACCGCGGCCCAGTCGGCACCGTCCTCGGACCGCAGGTCCGCGTCGGAGCCGGACCCGACCGTGAAGGCGTCCAGACGGATCGCCAGCCGCTTCGCCACCTGGCCCGCCGCGTCCCGCCACTCCGGGCTGTTCGCGTCGCAGAGCAGGACGAACGCCCGCTCGTAGAGGTCAAGCGTGGAGACCCGCTCACCACCGCGGTCGAGCCACATGTGCGGGGCGCGGGTGCCGGGCTCGCCGGTCAGGCCCAGGCCCTCGGGAACGACCGGAAGCTCCGGGTCGGTCCCCAGGACCGCTCCTCGGACGTAGCGGTAGCCGAGGGCGACGGAGAGCATGCCACCCTTCCGGCCGCCGCCGGGACCGCCTGCACCGGGACCACCGGGACCGCCCTGTCCGCCGGGACCACCGGGACCGCCGGGACCGCCCGGCATGCCCGGACCGCCCGACATGCCCTGCCCTCCGGGCGGACCGGCGTACCCCGGGTGGCTGTGCTCCTCCGAGCGGGCCGAGGCGCGCGCGCTGGTGGCCTTCGCCACCGGGAGCCGTTCCGCCTCGTACGTGTCCAGCAGCTCCGGGCCCGCCGCCCCGCCGACCACGGCCGCGAGCTTCCACGCCAGGTTGTGGGCGTCCTGGATGCCGGTGTTGGAGCCGAACGCGCCGGTGGGGGACATCTCGTGGGCCGAGTCGCCGGCCAGGAAGACCCGGCCGCAGGCGTACCGTTCGGCGACCCGCTCGGCCGCGTGCCAGGGAGCCTTGCCGGTGATCTCGACGTCCAGTCCCGGATCGCCCACCGCGCGACGGATGTGCTCGGCGCACCGCTCGTCGGTGAAGTCCTCCA
Coding sequences within:
- a CDS encoding GH92 family glycosyl hydrolase, encoding MKALKKRVCGVLLIATTMVAASATSGVANSRPQGAKFAADPTTLVDTSIGNNGDGTTFPGASAPFGMVQLSPDTQLNKYASYDYAQDTILGFSHTHLSGVGCQTMGNFRFMPTTGAVTSSDPAQYGAKFSHDNETRSPGYYGVKLDNGIEAELTATERTGQHRYTFPAGSDSENVLIETGQSNGSTYAGDIKVVGDDTVEGWLQGGNFCGETGKERYRIFFSAKFDRTFSTFGTWSDNTLTPGAREATRGTKRAGAWLSFDPSKGDQVGTSVGLSYTSVDGARLNRKAEQPKSFDKARAGVHDDWKDELNRMRVAGGTTADQRTYYSALYHSLLHPSIGSDVDNRYRGFDDQVHRADSTYYQMFSLWDTYRSQNQLVALLNPDKATDMAKSVLHIYQDGGWVPRWGLGGGETNVMSGDPITPWVVDLYNRGLLDKSTSRQLFDALWKNSNEVPADQSIFRGRDGNPTYVQNGWVAYQNLPGYTYGDSRQAGSATLEYALADCALSTMAGGLGYRDKAATLASRCDNFATLWDNDVTSQGFTGFPVTRNADGTVAGDPDPTQSGAFHEGTAWQYQWLAQQDPQTLYGLMGGKDKAEQRLDTFFDMPTVLTDPAKAAKESWVTGAYDYHNNFAFNPNNEPDFHTPWMYTWTDSPWKTSSVLRAMRTLFTDDAYGMPGNDDLGATSSLLVFAMAGVFEAQPGSANYVITAPMFEKVEIRPEHGRKISIEAPGASASKLQYVSSVNTSKGKLRQSWLSHENLLHAGTIRIGLSDKPTTWGVDAAPPAMGAPAAKH
- a CDS encoding helix-turn-helix domain-containing protein, whose protein sequence is MGKAYNIMAATCPSRTVLHRIGARWTVFVVNALDDGPMRFTGLKAHIRGITPKALTETLRAMEYDGLISRTETPAHPPHVEYALTDLGRSLLTPLRAVREWAESHVPEIERARAHADART
- a CDS encoding MFS transporter, encoding MTLSDRTSRPSMAPHRRFVAANVIDSLGTGVFIPVSMLYFLATTSLTLVQVGAALTTAGLLALPAGPVAGGLVDRYGAKPVLQAANLAQALGFAGYLVVGRPWQIVVCAWLNSAGRAVFSSCYGVTVTALAAPGQRERWFGLLGSVRNLGYALGGLLSAVAVGIGTQDAYATIVVVNALSYLAAFALTRAVPNVRPEVGQAAAGGWERVLRDRRYLSLVAHQLCFAISLFALNVAIPVYAVDVLGLPGWTAGAVFTLNALMVGFGQSFAVGRLGGRIRSRVLVAGHACFAAGYLLFLAADHVAALTLSVGIVLLGAGSYTLGEILGGPVTSTVAAESAPDALRGRYLALNQLAVTVAGAVAPAALSGLLSSGSASIWLTLVGVSALGATLAAAIGKVVPAARSRIGDT
- a CDS encoding HAD family phosphatase, giving the protein MTTSSLPASGLRAVLFDSGGVLMRPIGGRWNPRADFEENVLAHDPSITPGRFAEAMAVGDRFLEDSPGTPSYEDYHRVLLDRLGLRPTPDLLAQLSRDVHPSVVLELFPDVLDTLAELRRRGVRLAVVSDAWPDLPDLHEGLGIHHYFEVYAISAVLGCEKPDPRMYHHASTGLGLEPSECLFVDDLPELVSAAMELGYEGRALCRTEATEQVPSITSLTEVLELF
- a CDS encoding alpha-L-arabinofuranosidase B translates to MKGLRSAFRRRAAALTAALVGVLVAGTLTGTSVSQAATSQPCDLYAAGGTPCVAAHSTTRALYGSYNGALYQVRRASDSTTRDIGVLSAGGYANAAAQDSFCAGTSCVITIIYDQTGRNNRLTQAPPGGFNGPASGGYDKLANATMAPVSLNGNRAYGVFVSPGTGYRNNATNGIATGDQPEGMYAILDGTHYNDGCCFDYGNAETNSRDNGNGTMEAIYFGNSRGWGSGAGNGPWVMADLENGLFSGVNTGNNAGDPTVTHRFLTSIVKGEPNHWSIRAGNAQSGSLSTYYNGVRPNASGYNPMKKEGAIILGIGGDNSVSAAGTFYEGVMTSGYPTDATENAVQANIVAAGYTQGSGGGTALNSGSSVSLRATTSCCTTSYLSHSGANVNTTVVSSASSSTDKANASWIVRPGLANSACRSFESKNTPGSYLRHQNYQLYLHANDGSALFANDATFCSQAGVNGQGNSLVSYNFADRYIRHFSNIGYVASNGGSNTFDATALWPDDVSWAVVAAWTP
- a CDS encoding glycoside hydrolase family 43 protein yields the protein MNLSRRMYGLAALVLAGLLTAVMSVSSAEPARASQTSMRAADPSVIRVGSTYVSVQSTGGGIAVRQASSTAALASATARQVWSDTRGLGEVWAPELVRDGGRYYIYFTAGAGAAHRMYVISSASADSGYTAETQLALPDGKWAIDGTMFTFNGQRWFVWSGWAGDTNVEQNLYIARMSSPTTPTGARYVISQPRESWERVVGNPYINEAPEAIKDPNGQLHIVYSANGSWSDQYCLAEVRLRAGGDPTYVWDWYKSNGCLFGSNGSTMNPGWDPTQQVNGPGHHSFVLLDGDISTSPPAGPTFPLMFHAVPKGTAYSWANRYWYTGSFCWWGGTTYSRANVPGATSDTGWSLKFFE
- a CDS encoding sortase gives rise to the protein MRNTRTGAGICLAVGLLALAAPAAAAADPAGEQTIHISPASASPGSLVTVTTRSCGQETYGKGTSEAAGAFHLFEGKRKGVLVGEFEVPDDARPGTDTVTVKCPPRIQMTGTYRIADRTPSGGVAAGFSVPVNHGAQLALGGVLLAGAAAGTVFRMRRRAAPVRG
- a CDS encoding class F sortase, translating into MPAGSRPAVSPAPAAPAVRPLPPSPPVRLRIPGLKVDSPLMKLGLDASGALETPPDNDPVLSGWYADGTVPGAVGTAITTGHVDTRLGPGVFFLLGALRKGATVEIVRADRSVAVFTVYAVDSYDKKNFPDEKVYGPSDRPELRVITCGGEYDKKSGYQENVVVFAALTGSR